Genomic window (Theileria annulata chromosome 4, complete sequence, *** SEQUENCING IN PROGRESS ***):
TCGAGTTGTTCCTTGGTTACAAACACATACTCGTCataaatttgttgttttGGTGGTAAGCCTGTATTAGTAGCATTTGGTACTTCCATTTCCTCTGTTATATTTTCCAAAAATGTACACCACCTattcaaataatatcaatCACATCAATCTATAAATATTCTATCTATATAACttaataaatatgttaGAGATTTGGATACGTTGGTGCTGGACCTATATGTGGTATGAAATACGTTCCAACTCTAGTTTGATCGCCAACAATGAAACAAATACCAGTGTCAGGGTAGAAGGAGAAACCGTTAATATTAGCATATGTTTGCTTTTCACTTGTTAGACCTTCAATTGATGCTACAAAATTACCGTTATCCATTGAGTGGACTCGTACACTTCTATTATCACAAAATCCAATCAATGAATTTTCTCCAATTTCTATATCATATTAACGCATTATGTAGTTTGAAACGCCAATTTTAGTTAACAtttggaaataattaactagAATTTAGATAACTCAATGACTATCTAAATCTCAGTATCCCGTTTGGAATTGTAATTAACTATTGATTACCTATTGAATAGTGattaattgaattaataaattgtaatgATTTGATTTGTAATTTGGAGACGGAATTATATTGCCAAAGTGGCTTAGAATTTCTAATATCAAATAACTTTACAGAACCGAATTCAGTACCAACTGCCACTTTTAATCCATTAACAGAATAACCACATGCAGTAACTCTAATACAAtatcattaaataaatcaataaaattGACTAATAGGAGTAGATAGGTGGTACTTTTCATTTTGATCTTGGAGAGTGAGAGATGAGACCGGTGAATTAGTGCGTAAATCCCAATTTTCCAATAATCCACAACTAacaaatattctaatattaGATAACTAACCCTCCAGCTGAGACTAATGGTAGAATTGGATTCTCACAAACGCAATTAAGTGATGATGAACTTGATTCCAGAGGTTCTTCGAACATTCCTTTTTCAAGATTCACTCTACAGTTAGTATGGGTCAATGGATAATTGACATGACTAGATGAATGAAGGCGAAATTACCTGTAGATTTTATTGGATGTTGTAGTGGTTAAAAGACTTGCATAATCTGATACATAAATCATATCAGTTCCTTCTCTGGGTACTCTTATCTATATCAAATTTCATCACCACTAACTATATATTACTAAGTAATTGAATATCTGTTACTTTGTAGTGAGTACCACCACGGTTATGAAATTCTATAAACCTTTGATGGCACAGAAAGGCTAATTTGGTATAATCTGAGGCTAGGAAACATGTTTTAATCACTTCATTATCAATTCCTCTGCGATGTTTTAAGCACAATTCCAAAGTATCATAGATTCCAATCTAACCATAATTTcatagtattattagtaaacTATTGTATAATAGAGTAGTTGTGATGTAGAATATAGTACCTGAGGAGGATAAGAACCCGTTGCTATAATATAGCGTAAATCTGGAGATATTGTGACTGTGCCACAACACTGTGGAAATTCCAAATCATGAATTAATTCTATTCTATGCTCATATTCCACATTTTTCCTAAAAATCCATTATCTCCacaattataataatattattaatatttgtggATGAAATTTTTGGTTACTTgagtttatttttgtttttcaGGGCTTCCAGAGCAAATTGTGGTATGGATTTGCCGGAAGATAAAGAATAAACCTGaaaaaaacattaaaaagATGAAATTTTATGGAAAAAACCTTCAATCCATTAGAATTAAAAGATCTAAgcattattttacaaattcattgaaataattgaatattttaaaattttaatcaaaTCCTTTTCATTagttttttcattaaaattatcaaatctCAAATAATTACTAACATTATTCTACAGTAATATAAAGGGTAATAATAACTTCGGGTTATGAATGTTGATGTGCGGTACTgaaatgaaatatttttattcactttttaaaaattatatatttaagaattttttattaaaaccAAAATTccaatttaattattaattcgacttttataatttgtacattattaatttttttcatagaattttaaaaataagtTTCACTTCCTACCTCAACCACTTTTATTTACTGACAAgtatttttaactaatGTTTGTATACTGATAACTGCAATATTAAAGTCTAATGGCTGAGTTTACACATGATGAGGAAGGTTACTGTGGTATAACTTTTGAGGATTTGGCTGAGATATGTCCAAATCTTCACTGTTCTGATTTGGATATTCAAAACGACTTTGATTTTACAGAATTTAACACCAATTCTCTACCACCCAGCTTCTGTAATTTCCCATCTGACTCCACGCCTTTTACCAAGAGTTTACACAGAATTGCTATTCAATGTATTGGAAATAGTAATTTTGGCCTTAAAGGCCGCAGGCTTTTCTGGTCATTTCTCTTACTCATTCGCAAGGGTAGCTcttttaaagaaattacTGATGAGGTAATTTCGAGTAGATCAGAGTACTGGAACAAGGTTAAAAAGTTCGAGAGAAGAAATTCTATGAAAAGCATTCAGGAATTGGATCCTCAGATATTTCATCCTCTAGCACCGGCCGAAACTAATCCTTGGTCTTTAAGTCAGAAATCAAAGGAGTTAATGGACGAGATTTGGCAAGATATTGAACGAACGTATCAGGAGCGTTCACTTTTCCAACGTGAATCCGTTCGGAAATCACTCcaaagaatattatttgtttgGAGTATGGAACATAATTATATCTCATACAAACAAGGCATGAATGAGTTATTAgcaattatatatattaccTGCTATCGTGATCAGTTCATCCAAAAGTATAATAGTGCCTATTCCAGTAATAAGACGGAATTACCTTTGAAAGTTAACTCTAGAATTTCTACCATGAGTAGTCataatagtactaatgGACTTGAGAATACTGATACATTATTAAAGGAAGGATCTACTTTACATCCACAACGTTCGCCAAAATCATatgatgaagataataTGTTTAAAATAGTGTTTAGTAATAATGAAGAGGATATAGAAGCAGATTCTtatgtattatttaattcgCTAATGAGTAAGGAACTACAGATGATGTATGATGTTAATGCTGTGGACCATTTTTATACTAATTTCAATAAACTTAATTACAATCCATTAATTTCAAgatgtaattttatatataatttattaaaggTACGTTACAGTTCTTCATGACActtttagttatttagctACTGGGGGTACTATTCACCACTTATCTAGTCCTTTAGTTAAACCCTAGAG
Coding sequences:
- a CDS encoding uncharacterized protein (Tap349h10.p1c.C.cand.146 - score = 31.12), with the protein product MLRSFNSNGLKVYSLSSGKSIPQFALEALKNKNKLKKNVEYEHRIELIHDLEFPQCCGTVTISPDLRYIIATGSYPPQVLYSTSQLLYYTIIGIYDTLELCLKHRRGIDNEVIKTCFLASDYTKLAFLCHQRFIEFHNRGGTHYKIRVPREGTDMIYVSDYASLLTTTTSNKIYRVNLEKGMFEEPLESSSSSLNCVCENPILPLVSAGGCGLLENWDLRTNSPVSSLTLQDQNEKVTACGYSVNGLKVAVGTEFGSVKLFDIRNSKPLWQYNSVSKLQIKSLQFINSINHYSIEIGENSLIGFCDNRSVRVHSMDNGNFVASIEGLTSEKQTYANINGFSFYPDTGICFIVGDQTRVGTYFIPHIGPAPTWCTFLENITEEMEVPNATNTGLPPKQQIYDEYVFVTKEQLDELSASDLIGTNMVKDYMHGFFIQSKLYHKLKSMNEFDYEEYKNKKLQERIESKRQMRVPIRQKPVKVNQEFAQKLHTKSQINQEKMSKKEKEMAMMAKAALEDERFAKIFTDENFTIEQINTH
- a CDS encoding GTPase activator, putative (Tap349h10.p1c.cand.79 - score = 30.89); translated protein: MAEFTHDEEGYCGITFEDLAEICPNLHCSDLDIQNDFDFTEFNTNSLPPSFCNFPSDSTPFTKSLHRIAIQCIGNSNFGLKGRRLFWSFLLLIRKGSSFKEITDEVISSRSEYWNKVKKFERRNSMKSIQELDPQIFHPLAPAETNPWSLSQKSKELMDEIWQDIERTYQERSLFQRESVRKSLQRILFVWSMEHNYISYKQGMNELLAIIYITCYRDQFIQKYNSAYSSNKTELPLKVNSRISTMSSHNSTNGLENTDTLLKEGSTLHPQRSPKSYDEDNMFKIVFSNNEEDIEADSYVLFNSLMSKELQMMYDVNAVDHFYTNFNKLNYNPLISRCNFIYNLLKECDNKLYMYLKSLDLEPHLFLIRWIRLLFSREFNINETLNLWDFLLSDYYFEQIAKKSAETDTNDVTHDNEVNNCVFDIINYFSVAMIIFIKSNLLENDLNGCLQRLFKYPPIEDISLLTNKAIFLKYRNKTNNSNNADTVLNGDIEMSNEVESVNEEFVDACEFGQEVYNSSSGDDDTPKSVVIKLLDDSTVVETPNSSESETFDTNLTINELGNELNKIASELYDIYHNLPKKYNYIL